One stretch of Zhihengliuella flava DNA includes these proteins:
- a CDS encoding DUF7059 domain-containing protein translates to MTPVSTAQDRLDALADDLAGVRYYADDITELIGAEAHEALGRDQPIPARLALADLEAGDPRAQLAAVVDLFLTGGTVPAVRIDAALPRTGAAGLLALGLAEVGLPEALDEGEDDDAAVTVRAAVDLRPHASDADAELWVASDLSAYQRPGMLRTDHVLGIGQASRTLAQTTARRPVRRALDVGTGCGIQTFHLLSHAEHVVATDVSERALDFARFNLLLNHRALGIDPANLSARVDLRLGSLLEPVAGQTFDLIVSNPPFVITPRREGEREEERYTYRDGGLPGDTLVAHLVSELPAYLNDGGTAQMLANWEVRREAQAWSDGPAAWLATGAAAECQVEAWFIQRDTETPQQYAEVWLRDAAEGRDARHYERQYRAYLEDFASRDVAEIGFGMVWLRRPSGEGRAVGRRFEEITHPIEQPLGPHLAAAIAAADTLPGDLGSVHAVVADDVTEERHQRPGAEHPGVILLRQGAGLRRTHLLTTAEAGLVSACDGELTLGQIADAIDALLGEDDPEAKTRLLEGARRLIVNGFLTLVR, encoded by the coding sequence ATGACACCTGTGAGCACCGCCCAGGACCGGCTCGACGCGCTCGCCGACGACCTGGCGGGTGTCCGCTACTATGCCGATGACATCACCGAGCTGATCGGTGCGGAAGCGCACGAGGCGCTCGGGCGGGATCAGCCGATTCCGGCACGCCTCGCCCTGGCGGATCTTGAGGCCGGTGACCCGCGCGCTCAACTCGCCGCCGTCGTCGACCTGTTCTTAACGGGCGGCACCGTGCCCGCAGTGCGGATCGACGCGGCCCTGCCGCGCACCGGTGCGGCCGGGCTCCTGGCGCTGGGGTTGGCCGAGGTTGGCCTACCCGAGGCGCTCGATGAGGGGGAGGATGACGACGCTGCGGTCACCGTGCGCGCCGCCGTGGACCTGCGCCCGCACGCCTCCGACGCCGACGCGGAACTCTGGGTCGCCTCCGATCTGTCCGCCTACCAACGACCGGGCATGTTGCGGACCGACCACGTCCTCGGCATCGGTCAGGCCTCGCGCACGCTCGCGCAGACCACGGCCCGCCGCCCCGTCCGGCGTGCGTTGGATGTGGGCACCGGCTGCGGCATTCAGACCTTTCATCTGCTCTCCCACGCAGAGCACGTGGTCGCCACGGATGTCTCCGAACGGGCGCTGGACTTCGCCCGCTTCAACCTGCTATTGAACCACCGGGCCTTGGGGATCGACCCGGCGAACCTCTCGGCGCGCGTGGACCTACGGCTGGGCAGTCTGCTGGAACCGGTCGCTGGGCAGACGTTTGACCTGATCGTGTCCAACCCGCCGTTCGTGATCACCCCGCGCCGTGAGGGCGAGCGGGAGGAGGAGCGGTACACCTACCGGGACGGTGGGCTGCCCGGGGACACGCTCGTCGCCCATCTGGTCTCCGAGCTGCCGGCCTACCTGAACGACGGCGGCACCGCCCAGATGCTGGCCAACTGGGAAGTGCGGCGTGAGGCGCAGGCGTGGTCCGATGGCCCCGCCGCATGGCTGGCCACCGGAGCAGCGGCCGAGTGCCAGGTCGAGGCGTGGTTCATCCAGCGGGATACGGAAACGCCTCAGCAGTACGCCGAGGTCTGGCTTCGCGACGCGGCCGAGGGGCGGGATGCGCGCCACTACGAGCGCCAGTACCGGGCGTACCTCGAGGACTTCGCCTCCCGTGACGTGGCGGAGATTGGGTTCGGCATGGTGTGGCTTCGCCGCCCGTCGGGGGAGGGCCGCGCCGTCGGGCGCCGGTTCGAGGAGATCACCCACCCCATCGAGCAACCGTTGGGCCCGCACCTCGCGGCGGCCATCGCCGCGGCTGATACGCTGCCCGGCGACCTAGGCTCCGTGCACGCCGTCGTGGCCGACGACGTCACGGAGGAGCGGCATCAGCGCCCCGGCGCCGAGCACCCCGGGGTCATTCTGTTGCGCCAGGGTGCTGGCCTGCGCCGCACTCACCTGCTGACGACGGCGGAGGCTGGCCTCGTCTCGGCTTGCGACGGGGAGCTCACGCTGGGTCAAATTGCCGACGCGATCGATGCGCTGCTCGGCGAGGACGATCCGGAGGCCAAAACCCGCCTGCTGGAGGGGGCGCGCCGACTTATTGTGAACGGTTTTCTCACTTTGGTGCGCTAG
- the trhO gene encoding oxygen-dependent tRNA uridine(34) hydroxylase TrhO — protein MSVNRIVLFYAFAPVPDPEALRLWQRSLLEQHGLRGRVIISPHGINGTAGGEITAVKAYVKATRQYPAFKKMDIKWSAGSADDFPRISVKAREEIVSFGAPEELEVDANGVVGGGTHLRPEQVHELVDAKRAAGEEVVFFDGRNAFEAQIGRFKNAIVPDVETTHDFIAELDSGKYDDLKDKPIVTYCTGGIRCEVLSSLMVKRGFSEVYQLQGGIVRYGEKYGDAGLWEGSLYVFDQRMHMEFTPDAVTIGTCVGCGTGTNKFENCANPACRNLRLFCPDCAANEELRRCPDCQVVAS, from the coding sequence GTGTCTGTGAACCGAATCGTCTTGTTCTACGCTTTCGCCCCTGTGCCCGATCCGGAGGCGTTGCGCCTCTGGCAGCGCTCTCTGCTGGAGCAGCACGGCCTCCGCGGACGGGTGATCATCTCGCCGCACGGTATTAACGGAACCGCGGGCGGAGAGATCACGGCCGTGAAGGCCTACGTCAAGGCCACCCGGCAGTACCCGGCCTTTAAGAAGATGGACATCAAGTGGTCGGCCGGATCGGCCGACGACTTCCCACGGATCTCCGTCAAGGCACGTGAGGAGATCGTCTCCTTCGGCGCACCGGAAGAGCTCGAGGTCGACGCCAACGGCGTGGTCGGCGGCGGGACCCACCTGCGCCCCGAACAAGTGCACGAGTTGGTGGATGCCAAACGAGCCGCCGGCGAAGAGGTGGTGTTCTTCGACGGCCGCAACGCGTTCGAAGCGCAGATTGGCCGGTTCAAGAACGCGATTGTCCCCGACGTCGAGACCACGCACGACTTCATCGCCGAGCTGGATTCGGGCAAGTACGACGACCTGAAGGACAAGCCGATTGTCACCTACTGCACCGGCGGAATCCGTTGTGAAGTGCTCTCATCCCTGATGGTCAAGCGCGGCTTTAGCGAGGTGTACCAGCTGCAGGGCGGAATTGTGCGCTACGGCGAGAAGTATGGTGACGCGGGCCTGTGGGAGGGTTCGCTCTACGTGTTTGACCAGCGCATGCACATGGAGTTCACGCCCGACGCCGTCACGATCGGCACGTGCGTCGGCTGCGGTACGGGCACCAACAAGTTCGAGAACTGCGCCAACCCGGCCTGCCGGAACCTGCGCCTCTTCTGCCCCGACTGCGCCGCCAACGAGGAGCTGCGCCGCTGCCCCGACTGCCAGGTAGTGGCCTCGTGA
- a CDS encoding GNAT family N-acetyltransferase, producing MGSSASDELIGTWLTGWASGRGYESRHEGRIHAALRHDTIGDWEYVIHEPSDEELVAISDTLHKHPSRLLTAFVDSPDRFAEASHAARLGVRKNDEVLMVTDMGGQDVEEPISPDGFTLQTERDSTRAYVSVHVEDAPELVAASGHVTVVEDYAVFDRIVTTEDYRRRGLGSLVMRALAALALEHDVSEGLLIATVDGQGLYGYLGWTTLGSMVTVEAAQH from the coding sequence ATGGGATCCTCTGCGAGCGATGAACTGATCGGGACCTGGCTGACCGGGTGGGCCTCGGGCCGTGGCTACGAAAGCCGGCACGAAGGCCGCATCCACGCTGCGCTCCGGCACGACACGATCGGCGACTGGGAATACGTGATCCACGAGCCGAGCGATGAGGAACTCGTCGCCATCTCGGACACACTGCACAAGCACCCATCCCGCCTCTTGACCGCGTTCGTCGACTCCCCGGATCGCTTCGCCGAGGCCTCACATGCCGCCCGGCTGGGCGTGCGCAAGAACGACGAGGTCCTCATGGTCACGGACATGGGGGGCCAAGACGTCGAGGAACCCATCAGCCCGGACGGGTTCACCTTGCAAACCGAACGGGACAGCACGCGGGCGTATGTCTCCGTGCACGTCGAGGACGCCCCGGAGCTGGTGGCAGCCAGCGGCCACGTCACCGTGGTGGAGGACTATGCCGTCTTTGACCGGATCGTCACCACGGAGGACTACCGCCGGCGCGGTCTCGGCTCACTGGTGATGCGCGCTCTCGCCGCACTCGCGCTCGAGCACGACGTCTCCGAGGGCCTACTGATTGCCACCGTCGACGGCCAAGGCCTCTACGGATATCTCGGGTGGACCACGCTGGGCTCCATGGTGACCGTGGAGGCCGCGCAACACTGA